One part of the Paramormyrops kingsleyae isolate MSU_618 chromosome 2, PKINGS_0.4, whole genome shotgun sequence genome encodes these proteins:
- the ube3b gene encoding ubiquitin-protein ligase E3B — translation MFSVAQTSKSQFLDKARQAREERKGHKERERSATQIQALVRRFLCRCRLQKQIRKEVDEFFQAYEAGTTKRNALSIFKNARKLLFIYSKDDKLRFEKLCRVILSSMEAENDQKVWYVSLALSKDLTIPWIKQIKDILWVCCEFLKVLKPDIMQDSKLVTLYLTMLVTFTDTSTWKIVKGKGESLRPALTRICENIMGHLNQKGFYTILQILLTNGLARSRPSFSKGTLTAIFTLSLRPVVAAHFSDNLLRSFLIHIMSVPAIVSHFSSLTPECMTSFQTHELLRKFIIFLSREEQCMDICVCLEGSHTLCLLGNLIHLGYVTEKVLEEEAGHFVKDLTDMLSYCQRYVSQKKSNLTHWHPVLGWFSQTVDYGLNESMPLVTRQLQYLWGVSIIRTLFSDVLSKKLDSQEPMPQTPQPTTSQNNLPVKNLFKRAFQKSASVRNILKPVGGRRVDSIEVQKVCSVCMLYQTALTTLNQIRLQILTGLTYLDDLLPKLWAFICELGPQGGLKLFLECLNNDTDESKQLLAMLMLFCDCSRHLITILDDIEVYEEQISFKIEELVTISSFLNNFVYKMIWDGILENAKGEKLDLFHSVHGWLMVLYERDCRRRFTPDDHWLRKDLKPSLLFQELEKGKRRAQLLLQYIPHVIPHKNRVLLFRNIVTKEKETLGLVETSSASPHVTHITIRRSRMLEDGYDQLRRLPINSIKGVIRVKFVNDLGVDEAGIDQDGVFKEFLEEIIKKVFNPALNLFKTTSGNERLYPSPTSNIHENHLQLFEFVGRMLGKAMYEGIVVDVPFASFFLSQVLGHHHSNFYSSIDELPSLDSEFYKNLTSIKRYDGDVSDLGLTLSYDEEVMGQLICHELIPGGKTMPVTNENKISYIHLMAHFRMHTQIKDQTAAFIRGFRCIINPEWLHMFSTPEVQRLISGDNAEIDLDDLKKHTVYYGGFHSSHRVIIWLWDILSSDFSAVERAMFLKFVTSCSRPPLLGFAYLKPPFSIRCVEVSDDQDTGDTLGSVLRGFFTIRKKEPGGRLPTSSTCFNLLKLPNYSKKSVLRDKLRYAISMNTGFELS, via the exons ATGTTCAGCGTGGCCCAGACCTCCAAGTCCCAGTTCCTGGATAAAGCCAGGCAAGCTCGGGAAGAGAGGAAGGGGCATAAGGAGCGTGAGAGATCCGCCACTCAGATCCAGGCACTGGTCCGGAGGTTCCTATGCCGCTGCCGGTTGCAGAAGCAAATAAG GAAAGAGGTGGATGAGTTCTTTCAAGCTTATGAAGCTGGAACCACCAAAAGAAATGCactttccatttttaaaaatgcaagaaaattattattcatatacagtaagGATGATAAGCTG AGGTTTGAGAAGCTCTGTCGCGTGATACTTAGCAGCATGGAAGCAGAAAATGACCAAAAG GTGTGGTATGTGTCCCTTGCACTGTCCAAAGACCTCACCATCCCTTGGATTAAACAAATTAAAGACATACTGTGGGTGTGTTGTGAGTTCTTGAAAGTACTGAAG CCTGACATAATGCAGGACAGCAAACTGGTTACTCTGTATCTCACCATGCTGGTGACATTCACAGACACCTCAACATGGAAGATTGTCAAAGGCAAAG GGGAGAGTCTTCGACCGGCGCTGACACGCATCTGTGAGAATATCATGGGTCACCTCAACCAGAAGGGATTCTACACCATTCTGCAG attTTATTAACTAATGGACTGGCTCGATCCAGACCATCATTTTCTAAAGGAACCCTCACAGCAATATTCACGCTTTCATTAAG ACCTGTTGTTGCTGCTCACTTCTCTGACAACCTCCTGAGGTCCTTCCTGATCCACATCATGTCTGTTCCAGCCATCGTCTCACACTTCAGCTCTCTCACACCTGAG TGCATGACCTCCTTTCAGACTCACGAACTGCTCCGGAAGTTTATCATCTTCCTGAGCCGGGAAGAGCAGTGCATGGACATATGCGTCTGCCTGGAGGGGAGCCACACGCTTTGCTTGCTGG GGAATCTGATTCATCTGGGATATGTCACTGAGAAGGTGCTTGAGGAGGAGGCCGGTCACTTTGTGAAAGATCTGACGGACATGCTGTCCTACTGCCAGCGCTACGTGTCCCAGAAGAAGTCCAACCTCACgcactggcaccctgtcctgggcTGGTTCTCTCAGACGGTCGATTACGG TTTGAACGAGTCCATGCCTTTGGTCACCCGACAGCTTCAGTACCTGTGGGGGGTGTCCATCATCCGGACTCTGTTTTCTGACGTTCTTAGCAAAAAGCTAGACAGCCAGGAGCCAATGCCCCAAACTCCACAGCCCACCACTTCTCAGAACAACCTGCCGGTGAAAA ACCTCTTCAAGAGGGCCTTCCAGAAGTCTGCGTCTGTACGCAACATCCTGAAGCCCGTTGGGGGCAGGCGGGTGGACTCGATTGAGGTGCAGAAAGTGTGCAGTGTCTGCATGCTCTACCAGACAGCTCTGACCACACTCAACCAAATCCGGCTGCAGATTCTCACTG GACTTACATACCTGGATGACCTGCTCCCCAAGTTATGGGCCTTCATTTGCGAATTAGGACCCCAGGGGGGACTCAAGCTCTTTCTGGAGTGCCTGAACAATGACACAGATGAGTCCAAGCAGCTCCTGGCCATGCTGATGCTCTTCTGTGACTGCTCCCGGCATCTCATCAC AATCCTGGATGACATTGAAGTGTACGAGGAACAAATCTCATTCAAAATTGAAGAGCTGGTGACCATTTCCTCCTTCCTGAACAACTTTGTGTACAAGATGATCTGGGATGGCATCCTGG AGAATGCTAAGGGTGAGAAGTTGGACCTGTTTCACAGCGTCCACGGCTGGCTAATGGTGCTTTATGAGCGTGATTGTCGGCGCCGGTTCACCCCCGATGACCACTGGCTACGCAA AGATCTGAAGCCAAGCCTTCTGTTCCAAGAGTTGGAGAAGGGAAAGAGAAGAGCTCAGCTGTTGCTGCAGTACATCCCCCATGTCATCCCGCACAAAAAT AGGGTCCTTTTATTCCGTAATATTGTGACAAAAGAAAAGGAGACTTTGGGATTGGTGGAGACAAGCTCTGCCTCCCCACATGTTACCCACATCACCATTCGTCGTTCTCGAATGCTGGAG GATGGCTATGACCAGCTGCGCCGATTACCCATCAACTCCATCAAGGGGGTCATCCGAGTGAAGTTTGTCAATGATCTTGGGGTGGATGAGGCTGGTATTGACCAGGATGGGGTCTTTAAGGAGTTTCTGGAGGAGATCATCAAGAAAGTCTTCAATCCAGCACTCAACCTATTTAAG ACCACCAGTGGAAATGAGAGGCTCTACCCTTCTCCAACATCCAACATCCATGAGAACCACCTACAACTCTTTGAGTTTGTGGGTAGGATGCTGGGCAAGGCTATGTATGAG GGCATTGTGGTGGATGTGCCTTTTGCCTCCTTCTTCCTGAGTCAAGTATTGGGCCACCATCACAGCAATTTCTACAGCTCTATTGACGAGCTGCCTTCCCTGGATTCGGAGTTCTACAAAAATCTGACCTCTATAAAG CGCTATGACGGAGATGTCAGCGACCTTGGTCTGACCTTGTCATACGATGAAGAAGTCATGGGACAG CTGATCTGCCACGAactgatcccagggggaaagaCCATGCCTGTCACCAATGAAAATAA GATCAGCTACATCCACCTGATGGCGCACTTCCGCATGCACACTCAGATCAAGGATCAGACAGCGGCCTTCATCCGTGGCTTCCGCTGCATCATCAATCCGGAGTGGCTACACATGTTCTCCACTCCGGAGGTGCAGCGGCTTATCTCCGGGGACAATGCTGAGATCGACCTGGATGATCTCAA GAAACACACTGTGTACTACGGAGGATTCCACAGCAGCCACCGAGTGATTATTTGGCTGTGGGACATCTTATCCAGTGACTTTTCGGCAGTGGAGAGGGCAATGTTTCTCAAG TTTGTCACCAGTTGCTCACGGCCCCCCCTCCTGGGTTTTGCCTACCTCAAGCCGCCGTTCTCCATTCGTTGTGTGGAAGTCTCTGATGATCAG GACACGGGGGACACCTTGGGCAGTGTCCTGCGGGGCTTCTTCACCATCCGGAAGAAGGAGCCAGGAGGCCGACTGCCCACCTCATCCACTTGCTTCAACCTGCTGAAGCTGCCCAACTACAGCAAGAAGAGCGTGCTCCGGGACAAGCTGCGCTACGCTATCAGCATGAACACGGGCTTCGAGCTGTCTTAG
- the kctd10 gene encoding BTB/POZ domain-containing adapter for CUL3-mediated RhoA degradation protein 3 translates to MEEMSGDSMVSSAVPAATTRTTSFKGSSPSSKYVKLNVGGALYYTTMQTLTKQDTMLKAMFSGRMEVLTDSEGWILIDRCGKHFGTILNYLRDGAVPLPESRREVEELLAEAKYYLVQGLADECHAALQNKDTYEPFCKVPLVTSSKDEQRLIATSNKPTVKLLYNRSNNKYSYTSNSDDNMLKNIELFDKLSLRFNGRVLFIKDVIGDEICCWSFYGQGRKIAEVCCTSIVYATEKKQTKVEFPEARIYEETLNILLYESQDGRGPDNALLEATGGAAGRSHHLDEDEERERIERVRRIHVKRPDDRTHHHQ, encoded by the exons ATG GAAGAGATGTCAGGAGACAGTATGGTCAGCTCGGCAGTGCCAGCAGCTACGACTAGGACCACATCTTTTAAGGGCTCCAGTCCCAGCTCCAAGTATGTGAAGCTGAATGTGGGAGGGGCGCTGTACTATACCACCATGCAGACACTCACCAAACAGGACACCATGCTGAAGGCCATGTTCAGTGGCAGGATGGAGGTGCTAACGGACAGTGAAG GCTGGATCCTCATTGACCGCTGTGGGAAACATTTCGGGACTATCCTAAACTACCTGCGGGATGGGGCAGTGCCACTTCCTGAGAGCCGGCGAGAGGTGGAGGAGCTGCTAGCCGAGGCCAAGTACTACCTGGTCCAAGGGCTGGCAGATGAGTGCCATGCTGCCCTGCAG AACAAGGACACTTATGAGCCGTTCTGCAAGGTGCCCCTGGTGACCTCTTCCAAGGATGAGCAGCGACTCATCGCCACCTCCAATAAG CCGACAGTAAAGCTGCTGTACAACAGAAGCAACAATAAGTACTCCTACACCAG CAACTCTGATGACAACATGCTGAAGAACATCGAACTGTTTGATAAGCTGTCGTTGCGCTTCAACGGACGAGTGCTCTTCATCAAGGACGTCATCGGGGACGAGATCTGCTGCTGGTCCTTCTATGGCCAGGGCCGCAAGATCGCTGAGGTGTGCTGCACTTCCATCGTCTATGCCACAGAGAAGAAGCAAACCAAG GTGGAGTTCCCAGAGGCCCGCATCTATGAAGAGACACTCAACATCCTGCTGTATGAATCCCAGGATGGCAGAGGGCCTGACAATGCCCTGTTGGAGGCCACGGGAGGCGCCGCAGGCCGCTCGCATCACCTAGATGAGGATGAGGAGCGCGAGCGCATTGAGCGTGTACGCCGGATCCACGTGAAGAGGCCGGATGACCGCACGCACCACCACCAGTGA